The genomic interval tttgttttgccattaaacatattttttcgtactaattaatttctaaaatttctgttttgaattttataaatatgcgcGCCTTAGAGAAACAaatagaataattaataaacaatACCGCTGTAGATATATTGTGTTGacattaattaacaaaattgCATCTTTAGGACACgaaaaatgtaaaaatgtcaagaatttTCTCAATATGGATGGAACCATATTTAAGCCACACTAACAACTTTTTCCTTGTCAGATTTTCTCTTCTGAATGAGGTCATACGTCAGCTTATTGGTTGGATTTGTCAATGTATGTTGCAGCAGGGttagggctggataacgagccagctcggctcggctcggtctagctcgttaagataacgacctggctcagctcggctcgttatcgtaacgagttaaaaacccagcttggctcggctcgttataaagctcgagctggctcgttaggctcgtgagccatgcataaagGGTTagcctaaataattttttaatagattatacaagcaaatttttattccaaacatgcaaatcatatgaaattgtatttaaatattaaagtttgaaccaacaaatcacatggtgaacctataaagtactaaacacatgcattccagGGTAAAATCAATGAACACCGGTGAATCgtgtgtctttggtctagctcgttaggctcgcgagcagctcacgagccagctcgagctggcttgttatctctaacgagctaaaatgctagctcggctcgttagaaaaatgaaacgagccgagtcgagccgagccgagtttgtcacgagtcgagcgagctaacgagtcacgagctttctgtccacccctaagCAGGGTTGCTATAGTTCCTGTCTTGGTTGACTTGCTTGGTGtgatcaagttttttttttttttttgagtagAAGATCAAGTTAAATTTCCTTGTTGATAACATTTCCATATCCATTTCCTAAAAGTAATTCTTCATACTATGAGTAAATTTCAGGAATCTGTAATTTCTGCTGTCCTCAAGCTCTGCCTGAAAAGCTTGCAAGAATTTGTTCGGCTTCAGACCTTCAACAGAAGTGGATTTCAGCAAATTCAGCTAGATATGGAATTTCTCAAGACCTCCCTTAGGGAGTTTGTCGATGATGAAGCAGCTATTAGCTTTTTACTTAAAGAGGTTAGATACAGTCACCTACTTGCCACTTTGTTTCTTCTAGAGATGGTTCAAAACAATTTGCAGTAGTTTGTTTGTTCCTTACTGTAGTCTAAGAAATAGACATGAGGTATGACTTACGAGAACACATCTATCTTAATgagttttcagtttttatgcacatataacATTTGGATAGAGTTTTGGTCTATCATGTTAAAAGAAAGTGCATAGGTCATTTGGTTTCCTCTTGAGAACTTGCCTCAgttatttgatcattcatattCATTTTGTTCTCCTCTGCAGGTGAACAATGCTGCCCACGAGAGATGTCTTGACCCGATCCCTCTTGAGCCACCCATATTGGATAAGCTCATAAGTGCAAAACTAGCAAAGATTAAAGAGCAAAGTCCAAATATGCAGTAGCTATGCCCAATTGGGCATCTCCCCCTTTATCCATCGGAAACAGTTCCATCTGGTCATACACTGTTCACAGTATGTGCATATAGTTGTGAGCCTGTTACCTGTCGTCTGTAAATCTGAAGTCAAACACTCGAACTGAACTCTGAAAATGTATACTTTGTTGAGCTCTCAGCATCCAGAAACATTCCGGTGTGCATTGTCCCAAGTTCTATTGATGACCTGACGACTTGAATTGAATCAAATGCGAGTCCACATTAATTCAATGTTGTAAGGAGCAACAGATGTACAAGTTGAGGTAAGCATTCTACAAACTACAGCCCTCTCCGGTATACTATATTCGAATTGCTGATTCATATTTGAACCTAACGGCATTCTTCTTTGTACCCTTTTTTGCAGATTGGCTGCACTGTGATCACTAACACATGCCATCCACTCTGGATTTAGGCTTTGACGTTTGCACGTATGGATTCTCTTTTATGTCCCCATCGGTTGTATCATTGGCGTTTCCCAGCTAAAATGTAATGTGTTAAAGATCTTGCGTACATAACAATTTTTTGGCCTTTTTGCCACCCGTTTCCATGCTATTCATTCATGTCTGTATCAtgaattatgattttttactgGTTACTCCGGGCTTTAcgttatgcatatatattatctcCGCAGAGCAATCTGTCATACACCACGTGACCACGTCCACGAATGCTCCAGTCTTGTATCTTCAGTGCTCTTGAAGTTTTAACTAGGCACACATTGAGTTGCCATAGGGCAAGACACGGAAATTGTTGATCTGGCAAGCGAATCAACACAAAAGTAGATATGGAAAACCAATTCATAATCCATGAATCTTCATAATGGCTGGGTCTCGGTACAGATCTTCTGTATTGAACGCCAGTAATTTCATTGTTCTCAGGAGAAACATAGAGAGCAATAATCTGTCATGTACCCAAGCAATACAAACAAGACAACCAGCTACTGATTCCATGATGCTTGACCTGCGCACGTAAACGAAACACAACACCTAGTGTAGATTGATATCTAGAAGCCCTAATGATGGCAATCCTGAGGGGCTGCACAAGCGAATGTACAGAAAGAGGTTAACAGTAAAACAACAATAACAGCACGGTACAGAGATGGCACTGCAGAGTTATACACTTGGCATTGAGGAGCAAACAACAACGTAGGCCAAGTATTGGAGAGCGTCTTGCAACTTGCTGACAGCACTGGTCTGATCGGAATTTAGATGGCTGGATATGTGTTTAGCTTTCTCCTGCACCGAATTTTGGTTCGAGAGACCATCCTTCTTGTCAGCGAGAGCATTCTGTATAGCTGCCATATAAGCTTCAGCAACATCTGATATTCCTACAGACACAATAAGATGAACTTGTTTTCAGTGTTGAAGTTCGTTCGTGCATTATAAAGAACAGAAAGACCATTACACGTATACCTGTAGCAAAACTAGCAGACACCTTTTCAATATCCACGGAGATGGATTGTGCTTTCCATCTGATGATTTTGGCTTTTGAAATAGGATCCTCAGGCCATTCAATTTTCATGTCATCTTCACCGTCTTCATTTTTTGGTTTAGAAGAAGCAGAAATAACGGATTTTCCAAGTAACAGAAGTTGAGAAACTGCAAGGCAACACATTTCTGACAATCTCTGCaacacaatatttttataagcaaaattatTTCAAAGAGCAACGGATAAACAACTAAATATTACTATATAATATGGACGTACGTGAACACCCTCCGAGTGAATTGTCTCTAGCCTGTCAGTAGTCCGTTTGATAATCTCATTTGGAGAGAGCCCACCCAAGGCAGTGGTGAACCTGAGAAGATGATAAATGCCAGTatgtaaactttaaaatttaattttaaaggataaatttaaatatatgaaggTACTCAACAGGGTTGAAACTGATTTTAGACAATACACTGCTAAACATTTAAGCATGGATGTTGCTTTCACACATGCATATGGATTTCCCTAACATGAAAGTTACTGTCTTAGCATGACTAAAATGTTTACTTCATAATCCAAGTAATCCTTCTTAAACCTTTTAGCATAATGCTCTAGTATTACCCATACTTATATTCTCCAtttagcattgtcattaacgGGCATTTCagcaaaaaacaaaagcagTTCATATCAGTTGAATATGCTTGGTCTTGCAAAATACGATGAGTTTGTACATTGGATGATTGGTGATGTAATATGGAGTTAGAGTGTGACACCTACCCCGCAGCCATTTTTGCAGCCTTGCTAACACTCGAGTCACATAACTTCTTCATCTCTGCGTCAGAATCAGTATCCGCTGATTCAATCTTTTTCCCTTTGCTAGAGTCTGGTCCATCTTCATCAATCTTGGAGCCAAGACTAAAAATCTGTTGTATTTCTTTGAGCTTTCCATCATAATATGTTTTCTGCTCAGCAACAAGTTTACCCTTTTTCCTATTAAATAATAGTGCATAGTGGCTTGACAGTGCCTCCAACTCCTAGTAAAAGATGACCATGACCAAGTAAAcaaaaaaggaacaaatatttgtaacaaaacaaactaaaatctTGTGAAAGAAAGGGAACCTCTAATTGATCAGGTCCTCCATAAATATAGAAGCATCTATCAAATGAAACTTCTTCAAACTGCTCCTCTTCTGCCTGCGGATCACCTTCACCAGTACCTTTGTCAACATCCATACCAGTCTCTTCAATGATCAACTCCATTGTCTCTTTTCCAACACGTTCAAGCACTTCCATTCCTTTAGCTGTAAATGACTTCCCTGTCTGTGATTATAGAGGCACTAATATTAAAATGACACTCACCGATGTGTGGAATAAGCATTAATGAATTTTACTAAATCGTAGGGTTTACCTCTAAAATGGTTGGTGCTATTGCAGATGCTTTAGCAGGTAGTTCCCCTTGCTGAATGGTTTCAGCAAGACTTGAAGCAGAAGTCTCCAATCTAAGAGAGTAACAACATTTTATATAAACATGGTGAAGCTGACAAAGTTTCTACTTCAGCTGCAGCTTTGTTGCTAACGAGATAAAACTAACTGTTTCAGCAGTAAAGAGAACTTGACAGGCTTATAGTGCAAGATGATCCATatgtaaatagatttgcattcTCGATGGACCACATTTGGAACCCTTTCACCAAAATGTGCATCATCAATGGAT from Oryza brachyantha chromosome 3, ObraRS2, whole genome shotgun sequence carries:
- the LOC102707480 gene encoding uncharacterized protein LOC102707480, with product MSGETAAGAGAAAAETGKDDQPAAAAAEQQGGGVGGGGGGWGGWGLSIFSEISRNAVEVAKTAIADMQQPPEQDVGTGGGGEEEEEDEGGEGDERRKAALEKLEKASEDSLLGQGLKVFDSSVESITTGTWQALGSAWKSGSLLVQKLETSASSLAETIQQGELPAKASAIAPTILETGKSFTAKGMEVLERVGKETMELIIEETGMDVDKGTGEGDPQAEEEQFEEVSFDRCFYIYGGPDQLEELEALSSHYALLFNRKKGKLVAEQKTYYDGKLKEIQQIFSLGSKIDEDGPDSSKGKKIESADTDSDAEMKKLCDSSVSKAAKMAAGFTTALGGLSPNEIIKRTTDRLETIHSEGVHRLSEMCCLAVSQLLLLGKSVISASSKPKNEDGEDDMKIEWPEDPISKAKIIRWKAQSISVDIEKVSASFATGISDVAEAYMAAIQNALADKKDGLSNQNSVQEKAKHISSHLNSDQTSAVSKLQDALQYLAYVVVCSSMPSV